Part of the Triticum aestivum cultivar Chinese Spring chromosome 4D, IWGSC CS RefSeq v2.1, whole genome shotgun sequence genome is shown below.
GTCTACTCGAACATCCCAGACAGCACACACATCCTGAAGCACGCGGCAAACTGCGAGCATTGCAAGGCCAAGAAGTTCCAGTACGAGACTGACGGCTTCTGCTGTCGGAACGGGGAGATTGAGCTAGCTGAACCCGAGCCTATCCCAGAGCTGATGAGGTTATGGTCTAGCGCGGATGCAGACTCTCGGCATTTCCGGGAGAGCATTCGGTTCTTCAACGGGCACTTTGCCTTCACTACCCTTGGCGTCAGCCTAGACAACAACTACACAAACATGAAGTCCGGGGTGTACACGTTTCGGGCACATGGCACTATGTACCACAGGGTGCACTCGTTCGGTCCAAGATCTCGCCCTGAACATCTGCAGTTGTACTTCTACGATGACGATCCCAGCTTAAGCCATCGCAAGGAGGCCACCAAGCAATTGGACCAGCACGTTGTCAGCAAGTTAGTGGACGTCCTCAGGGAAAACCCCTACTCCCAACAGTTTAGGAGTTTGGGTGCCCACAAGGAAAACCTCGAGGAGTACCGGATAGACCTCAACATTGACCAGAAGCTAGACCAACGAAGATATAATAGACCCGTGTCATCCGAGGTGGCTGCGATTTGGGTCGAGGGAAGCGATCTAGCAAACAGGTTCAACCGCAGCATTACACTCTATGGGGACAACAACGAGAAGTATAGTATACATGCCACAGATGGCTGTTATGACCCGCTCTCGTATCCCCTCTTTTTTCCAAGGGGGGAGCTTGGTTGGCATCCAAATATCCCTAAGCACAATGTCCCTTGGGAGGTTGCACAACAACCAAGAGGAAACCGTGATAACGATTCAGGTGCGCCTGGTTGGTATGCTTATATGCCAGAAAAAGTTCTCTATCCTTCCATATGGTACCTAACCTTCTTCTTTCACGTCTTTCCACAGAGGGGAACAGCCGGTTGTGTGTCTCTGTCAGGGACTACTACTGTTACCGGCTACAGACGCGCCCTGCGATATTCAACCCCATACTACACGGAGCACGCCTGTTTCAGCAGTGGGGTGTCGACATGTTCATCAAGATTGAGGGATGTAGGCTGAAGTGGATCAGGGACCACCAGAGAGAGATACGTGCCGATCTATACCAAGGCCTTGTGGATAGCATCGCGGTTGGGGAGATGCGAGCGAGCGCTGTTGGGAAGAGGATCGTGCTGCCAGGGACGCATCAAGGAAGCAACCGAGACATGAAGCGGAGGCAGATGGACGCCATGGCACTGGCACAGACATATGGGAAGCCTGACATCTTTTTGACTATGACATGCAATCCTAGCTGGGAGGAGATACTGAATGAGCTGCTTCCTGGCCAGACACCCCAGGACCGACCAGATCTTGTCGCACGCGTGTTCAGGGCCAAGCTGGAGACCATGAAAGAGATGTTGTTCAAAAAGCACATCCTTGGTGTTGTGGTAGCGCATGTGTATGTCGTCGAGTTCCAGAAGAGGGGCCTCCCCCATGCACACTTCCTGCTGATCATGAATTCAAATTATAAACTCATGGTGCCAGAGCAGTATGACCGCGTCATATCTGCAGAGCTCCCGGACAGGCATAAGTATCCAGAGCTCTATGCCATGGTCGTGAAGCATATGATGCATGGCCCATGTGGCAATCTTAATCCCAAAAATGTGTGCATGCAAGACTTGAAGTGCAAGAGCAAGTACCCACGACCGTTCAACCAGAACACCTTACAGGGGAAGGATTCATACCCGGTTTATCGACGGCGGGACGATGGTCGTCAGGCTAAGGTCCATCATCAAATGCTGGATAACAGATGGGTCGTGCCTTACAACCCTTATCTGTTGCGGATGTTCAACTGCCAGTTAAATGTCGAGGTGTGCTCCAACATCAAGGCCGTCAAGTACCTTTACAAATATGTATACAAGGGTCACGATCAAGCTTCATTCAGCATTGACCAGCCTGACAGCAACGGGGTTGTAGACGAGATTAAAAGGTACGTTGATGCGAGATGGGTTACTCCACCGGAGGCGATGTGGAGGATATTCGGCTTCAACCTTTCTGAGAGTTTCCCGTCGGTCCTACAGTTGCCGCTTCATCTCCCTAATATGAATAGTGTCACGTTCAAAGCAGGAGAGGACCTGACCGATGTCGTCGCCCGTGATACTACATCTAAGTCAATGCTGACAGAGTATTTCCTCGCTAATCAGCAGCACGTGTGGGCTCGGGATATCCTGTACAAGGACTTTCCGGGAAGTTTCACATGGCAGAGACAGAAATACTGGAAGCGGAGAGAAAAGCAGCACCAAGTAGGTCGAATCGTGTCAGCCCATCCAGCCGAGGGGGAGCGGTACTTTCTGCGAGTGCTGCTTAACCACGTACCAGGCAAGACATCCTTCGAGGACCTGCGGACCGTGGACGGAGTGCTATGTGCTAGCTTCCGTGAGGCTGCCGAGAGATTGGGCCTCATTGAGGCCGACAACACACTTGACGAGTGTCTTACAGAGTCAACACAGTTTGCAATGCCAGCCTCACTCAGGAGGCTCTTTGCAACTATCTTGGTATTCTGCGAGCCAGGTGACGTGCGCGGTCTATGGGATAGGCACCTAGACGCGATGTCTGATGGCTACCGTCGAACTCACGCGTGCTCAAAGGCAGTGGAGCAGATGGTGTTGCTTGACATCAGGGGCATGCTACAGTCCATGGGCAAAGACATAGCATTGTTCCCTCTTCCGGGCATCGACGAGACCTATGACACTACTGGAGGTGAGGCCAGAGAAGTCACCGAGGAGTCCGCCATCAAGGTTGACGCGAACGACGCTGATTTGGCGTCCTCGCTAAACCCTGAGCAGAGGCTTGCATATGATGAGATACTGGCAGCAGTTGATGCTGGTGATGGTGGTGTATTCTTTGTCGATGGCCCGGGAGGCACCGGGAAGACCTTCCTATACAGGTCACTTCTCGCAAAGGTTCAAGGCGAGGGCAAGATCGCGCTAGCTACAGCGACGTCAGGCGTCGCGGCTTCCATCATGCCTGGAGGAAGGACAGCCCACTCGAGGTTCAAGATCCCACTCAACATTGAAGATAGGGGGTCGTGCAGCTTCACGAAGCAAAGTGGGACGGCCAAGCTCCTGCACATGTCTTCACTCATCCTATGGGACGAGGCCACCATGACGAAGCGGCAAGCGGTTGAGGCACTAGACAATAGCATGCGGGACATCATGGGACGACGGGACCGACCATTCGGGGGAAAGACAGTCGTGTTCGGTGGGGACTTCAGGCAGGTGCTTCCGGTCGTCAGGAAGGGGTCACGGGGTCAGATAATCGATGCGACCCTGCGGAGTTCGTACCTTTGGAACGGCATGCGCCAGCTAAGGCTCGTCACCAACATGAGGGCGCATAACGACCCGTGGTTCGCAGATTACTTGCTACGGGTAGGTAACGGGACCGAGGAAACTGACGAGGAAGGCAACATAAGGCTCCCCGAAGATATTTGTGTGCCGCCAACAGGAGACGGCACTGACCTAGAGAAGCTAATCGACCATGTATTTCCTGCTCTGGACGACAACATGGCTGATCCAAATTACATGACATCTCGAGCGATCCTCTCCACCAAGAACGACAACGTTGATAAGATAAATACGCGCATGATAGAGTGCTTCCAGGGCGAAGAGAAGATCTACCACAGTTTTGATAGTGCAGAGGATGATCCACACGGCTACTATGCCCCCGAATTCCTTAATAACCTGACTCCCAACGGGCTGCCTCCGTATGCACTCAAACTAAAGATAAATTGCCCTGTTATACTGTTGAGAAACATTGATCCAGCTAATGGGTTGTGTAACGGCACAAGGCTTGTGGTCCGGGGTTTTCAGAGGAACGCCATTGATGCAGAAATCGTGCTAGGACAACATGCTGGTAGGAGGGTGTTCCTTCCTCGGATACCTCTCTGCCCATCCGATGCCGATATATTCCCTTTCAAGTTCAAGAGGAAGCAGTTCCCTATTAGGCTCAGCTTTGCCATGACAATCAACAAGGCGCAAGGGCAGACCATCCCAATTGTGGGGGTGTACCTACCGGACCCGGTTTTCTCTCACTGTCAGCTCTACGTCGCATTGTCTAGAGCCACAACGAAGAGGAACATTAAGATTCTCGCCATCAAGGACAATGGCAAGGGTAAGGGCAAGGGTAAGGAAGAAAGCAAGAATTCAAAGAAGCGAAAAAGATCTGAGCCCTTATTAACGACCATGAAGAACATAGTGTACAAGGAAGTCCTTAGCACATGAAGTCACCGGATCAAATTATAGCAAGTCAAGGTGTATGTTCATTTCTGCATTACAACCACATAACTATTGTAGATTTTAATGCACACTAACCTGAGTTTGTTGCTGTGTAGTACTCAGGCATAGTCAGTCTTCAGAAACCATGAGTATTCCTTTCGCGACATCTACCCGTCCTGTACCTGTTTAAGCTGGAAATAACAAGAGACAGCGTGAAATTTCAAACAGATGCAGGAGGAAGATGTTTGGATAGTGACttgctaaagaagaacaaaaatacTAAGGTGTCGTATTTCTTTCTAATGCATATGTTCTTTAATATGGTCAAAACCTGTGGCATCTAATTTCATATATAGCAATATAAAAACTGGCTTGAATTTCAATTGCATAGAATCTCTTGTTAGAAATACATGGACAAGGAACTATGTATCTGATAATTAATGAAGAACCCAAGCTGAGTGAAGCCATCAGTGATCTCCTCATATCTCTACTATCTCAACTATTAAAGGATGAGTTTTTCTAGGCGACAGATACTTCGATATGAAGAAAAGGAACATAATATGTTGATCTGCTTTTTTCTATACCTCTGTGATAAGATTTAGCACGCAGCTGTCCTTAATTTCTAACACGTTCTTAAACATCAATTTCAGGCCTCAAAATTCAATGAAGAAGGTGATTCCAAAGTACCATGTACAGGAGTAGAAACATCAACCTTAAGCTATTTGCCAAAAGATGCAGACCAAGCTTTGCATTCGATTTTTACAAATGGTACATTAGTATGACTGTCACCATTGTAGAGTACTGACTTTTATGTCAGGTTACCTTGCATAAATCTGTATGATTCTGACATTGTGTTTGGCTTTGTTGAAATGCATTGTGGGTCTGTACAATTCGAAATTTGGTCAGGATTGGCAGATCGAATCTCCAGGAAGAGGAAGCTAGCCTCCTTGACCACAGTTCTTTGCCTGTTCTACTAAAACCAAGTTTTACTAATTCTGTCCCTAAAAAAACTATAATTTTGGGTACGCTAACAAATTTCATGTGGTTAGCCCTTTAAACGAGTTTATGGGAAACGGAATTGGCAGAAAGTCCGTATCCAATCCAAACAACCCCAAGAAAGGTTTAATCCTCATCTCACTAAATAAACAACCTTATCCTAACCGTATACCGATACTACACATCTAGCTAGCCTTATATATAGGAGAGATTCAATCAACCTTCAGTTTTTTGCTTCACCGGCGGTGCCAATCCAACAGACCTACCAATGCAGAACACGGAGGGAGAGAGGGGAGTCGACCGTGACAAGGTAAGATTCGTGAGCACCTTCATCCTGATGCACAGGGAGGGGAGCAGAGCTCGGTGGCGAAGAGAAGCCGTCGACGTCGTGGTGCACCACGGAATCCACTCCTGCTCGTACTCCGCCCATCCGGGCGAGCACGGCTTGCTGCAGGGTCTCCTCGGGCTGCACGGCGCGCGCCGGTCGCCGGGCGTTGCCAGCAGAAGATTCCGACCGGCGTGTCGGGGCAGGGGGCGCTGCGCGGTGGATGCCGCTGCCCAGACTGCGCGCGCGTCCGCGAGAGCCCTGCCCGGCGGATCTCGCCGGACACCAGGGAGTGATGGGAGTGGGTGTGGGATGCTCGCGAGGGCGCAACCAGGCCGTAAGAATGGTTCGGAGGCGGGGGGATGGGAGGTTGGGCCAGGGATTGGTTCCTCGCCTCGCACCGTCGCACGCCGCGCGGATGCGCCCCATGACGCGCCGGCGGCTGCACAGGGGAGCTGGGTAGGTGGTAGCTGAAGGGAAAagggctaagagcatctccagccgcgccccagcAAGGCCCCTCAGGccatttttcggcgccggcgccaaaaaattggcccagtcgcgtccccaggcgcccttttttcgccggctcgggcagaaattggcgccggcggacccaacccaaacccggcgcgctggggggcgctcgggggcgccgggcgaatcgtttttggcgtgaaagcgccgcgggccagccgcgttagcgacaccgcccgcctcgtcttctcccaacgcctcggtttcccgcggggaatcaatggcaaggctgccgccggtcagctttgccattgattcctcacgggcgacgcgttcacggggcggcgcgccgatGCCTCCCCTCCCTCGGACGCATACACACGGACGCGGCGCGGCTATTTATGGCCTCGCTCGCCTGTGATGAGTGCCACCTCtccacctctcccgagcgccgccgccgagctcttctcccccagccctccctctcccgagcgccgccgccgatctCTTCTCCCCCAGCCACTCCAtctgccgagcgccgccgccgatctcttctccccagccactccatctccctgatggccgagcgtttccccggagatgaggcggcggccaacggcttcggccgccgttcgctccgcgaacaggagtcctggctcctgttccaggcgaacatcccggcgccgccggacatgcgcgccaggccgacgggctggaggctcagcaatgggggagtgcccattcccccgttgcccgacgccgtggccaaaccatcctacttcgccgacgaggtcgagatcgtgcgcgcctccctcaccgacgccgagctctccctcccccagtacgccgccgacaaccacgcggcttgggcggcgtacttcgagcgccgccagcagcagcggctggcgtccaccaacggggcgtcggtggtcggcggcgtgaagaacagcgaggggcgccacctgtggtggggcaccccggccgcacacttgagggcgtgctgacgcacctcgagggcggcaacaacccgccgttggcgtaccccccggcgagggcggccgccccggcgcaccgccgacgcgacgggcaatgggcgccaaggaggatcggcgcgtcctcctcctcttcctcctcccgctcctcctcccactcctccggcactccgacgCTGcttggcgtcaaggccgagcccgcggcggagacgccgctcggtcggcgcactcgcagcgccggcatcgtcatcaacgagggcggccggcggcctcctcgtcggctcctcctccgcgcttcgtcaagccaaagacggagccagggctcgcgccggtgaagacggggccggggctggcgccggtgaaaacggagcacggcgaggtcgagctcgacgacgacgtgGCCCTTGAATGGGCACGCCAGGACTCCATCAAGATGGCgacggagcgccagcgcgccgccctgcggtgcttcgagcagcgccgccgaggccgcgatgaaggaggagtcgtcatcatcgacgacagcgacgacgcgCCGCTGCCTCCACCAGCCGAAGCGTGCCCAGATGCAAGGTGTGccgcaccatcaagggagctccaacctgtttgagtacggggatcactgggtatgtggttcgagcccttaacgattcatgcaatttTCATTCTTATTGCtagctttaattactaatttaccctgttcctctctttcaggcgcgacacaacaagaaggaggtgctgccgctgtacgacctctatgccatggccaatagtgccccgtacaagaaggctaAGGCATTCTCGaaggatgacctcgatcatccagagagcttcaccaacatctcctcccacgacaagcttgtGAGGTACAGAGATAGGGGGAAGAAGATGAAAGGTGAGGAGTTCAACctgagccagagtccttttgatcctgagctcgtgatgctatctggtgatcAGAGGAGACATGGCTCAATAGCTATTGGGGATGGACTCATACGTTGTCCTAGAAGTCTCCCGGAGACCAAGAAGCGCCAGACGAAGTCTCTTCCCGAGATGAGGCCTCGACCACGGCCAATGGAGCTCGCTATCGAGGCTAGGGCCAAGGAGCTTGTTGCGGAGGCAAGCAGGAAGGCGGAGGAGAAggtgagggagatggaggagaggacggctattctgttggaggcggagaggaaccggaacgacgcgggtcaccgggccctatacgagctcctcgtggtaagtttctcccgcatactagccaaatcatgcacgtgatgttcgtttcattactaactaatatgactgactcatgaaaacaaaatgtgcagtccgtgtgcgaTAAAACcggccagacccctccgccgatgccccagattgctacagcggacacggtgagtttcatttgaatggtcaatagttactagtattcacatttcagttgcatcatgctaactaaacattgcaaatgatctttcgtGCAGCACGCCTCCCACAAAGGATCGACCGATCCTTCCCCGTCTCGCGGTGGcgcaaccccgaccggtccttcacctcccagattatggtaagttttcccaagtgttttgcttaacaaatgctttgttagctagaaaatggcataacaacctaggatagcttaataatgatctatagctagcttagctagttcatttatgacataattagctcacttaggtaaaaaaatggcataacaacctaggatagctcaataatgatctataattagcttagctacttcatttatgacataattagcgcacttaggtcaaaaatggcataacaacctagggtagctcaataatgatctataattagcttagctactttATTTTTGACATGAATAGcgcacttaggtaaaaaatggcataacaacctaggatagctcaataatgatctataattagcttagctacttcattttTGACATAAATAACGCACTTAGGTAAAAAAGGCATAATAACCCTGGTTTAGCTTCAAACTATCATATAATTAGTTTATTGTCCTaccttagctaaaaaatggcatttttacctaccttagttagaagaagaagaagaagaagaagaaaaaagattctttttcttcttccttcttcttctttttcttctagctagtcttcttcttcttctaacttccatctttcctaatttgcagatttgcttgagatgaggaagcagctagcattgatggaaacttgttgcaaacttttacttgtgcttgtgcttcctttttaattatggaaacttgttgcaaacttgttggaaacttgtatatatatgttcatgttgttGGAAACGTGTATATGTTGTTGGAAACGTATTGTTGGTATGATTGTTGAAATTATGTTgaaatgtgtatatatatatgtgtgtgtgtgtgaaattttgtcaaattgaatgaatttaggaAACAAGAGCTatacaggcactttgccgtctgctttgcCGCCTGCCAATAGACGGCAAAgtggccacgtggcagctacctgtgcaacctggggtgtaggggggctggcctatttcgcagatttgccgtcagctagcggaccaCAAAGGCCTTTACAAAGCAGGCCGTTAACCATTTAACGGACCTGAActgccacgtgtgccgtccagACTCTTTACCGTcggtcagcggacggcaaagacctttgctgctttgccatccgccagcggacggcaaagaggcctttgttgtagcctattcagccggaccttttgtcgtctgctggctgacggcaacgGTCTTTGcctccgccatccatgcctttgctgtCAACCATGCctgacggcaaagtgcctgattcctgtagtgcatctcccaacggatagatccagtaaccaaacgctccccagcctccgtcggagtgagtagcgaccacatatgaTTAAAGCAGTGCCCCTAAAGATAACCTGCAAAATGTGGATATTTGTCTTcatgttaaaaaccaaatcattcctgcaatttcatatagcccataataaagcacatactcctacacggataTGTTTCGCTGTCTCTGCCTCTACTCCTTGTGAGTTGGATGATTTGAAACGAGAAACGTCcatgtaaaaataaaataaaaatgagaccaacccaagggctaaccctcgttggcattttttataggagaaactccgcgAACACCATGCGTCCGAGTCAGGACTCGAACTCGAgtgggctggcagcaacctcaGCTGCCTAGCCAACGGGTCGACGCCCCATCCTCTGAATATAATTTTAGAAGAGTAATTATTCATGGTTGTAAGGTGTCGTTGTAACAAAAACTCCTTTCCCTCCTTAATTAATCAATAGATGAGACAAAGTTTATGCCTACGTTAAAAAAAAAGATGTTTATTAAAACGTAACAATTTTTCTTTCAAACACAGCAGTATTTCTAACGTGGCGAGCAGATAAGATTTTTTATATGCAGTTATTTTTAAGCTCTTTTTTTTATATGCGGTTGACAAGCTGAAACAAACAAACTGGATTCCACAATAAATCTCAATTAACAACACATATTTGCCGCTCGGGGGAGATCAGGGAGAGCATATTCTACAGGTGCGAATCAGCACGCCTATATATACATTAGGCGTTCGATCGATCCAGCGGTCGATTAGTAGAACGAACCCAACATGGAGCGTGTGCTCGCGGTGCTCTTCCTCCTGGCGGCGCACGCCGCCTCCGCGGCCGCCGGTGTGACGAGCCCGTACCGGCGGAGCCTGCAGATGCTCCCCGTCATGCCGCTCGACGCCGACGTGTTCCGGCAGCCGCCTGGCCACAATGCGCCGGAGCAGGTGCACATCACGCAGGGCGATCTGACCGGCCGCGCCATGACGGTATCCTGGGTCACCCCGGAGCACCCGGGCAGCAACGTCGTCCGCTACGGCCTCGCCGCCGACAACCTCAACCTCACGGCCGAGGGCACCGTCCAGCGCTACACCTGGGGCGGGACCTACCAGTCCCCCTACATCCACCACGCCACGCTCACCGGTCTCGACCACGCCACCGTCTACCACTACGCCGTCGGCTACGGCTACACCGTGAGGTCCTTCTCCTTCAAAACCCCGGCAAAGCCCGGCCCCGACGCGCCCATCAAGTTCGGCCTCATCGGTACGTATCATCATCAAGTTATGGTTCTTTCTTTCTTGGTGCAGTGCAACTAGTAGATCGATTAATGTTTGTGAGTGGTACGTACGTACGTGCAACGCATGCATGCAGGTGACCTCGGCCAGACGTTCCACTCAAACGACACGGTGGCCCACTACGAGGCCAACGGCGGCGACGCCGTGCTCTTCATCGGCGACCTGTGCTACGCCGACAACCACCCGGGCCACGACAACCGCCGTTGGGACACGTGGGCGCGCTTCGTGGAGCGCAGCGTCGCGTACCAGCCCTGGATCTGGACCGCCGGCAACCACGAGATCGACTACGCGCCGGAGATCGGCGAGACGGTGCCGTTCAAGCCGTTCACGCACCGCTACCCCACCCCTTTCCGCGCGTCCAACAGCACCGGGCACCTCTGGTACTCGGTGAAGATGGCGTCGGCGCACGTCATCATGCTCTCCTCCTACTCTGCCTACGGCAAGTACACGCCGCAGTGGACGTGGCTGCAggacgagctccgccgcgtcgaccGCAAGACGACCCCCTGGCTCATCGTCTGCGTGCACTCGCCCTGGTACAACACCAACGACTACCACTACATGGAGGGCGAGACGATGCGCGTCCAGTTCGAGCGCTGGCTCGTCGACGCCAAGGCCGACCTCGTCCTCGCCGGCCACGTCCACTCCTACGAGCGCACCCACCGCGTCTCCAACGTCGCCTACGACATCGCCAACGGCAAGGCCACGCCGCAGTTCAACGCCTCCGCGCCCGTCTACGTCAACATCGGCGACGGCGGCAACACCGAGGGGCTCGCCAACAGCTTCCGCTCGCCGCAGCCGGACTACTCCGCCTTCAGGGAGGCCAGCTACGGCCACGCCACGCTGGACATCAAGAACAGGACCCACGCCTACTACGAGTGGCACCGCAACCAGGACGGCGTCAAGGTCGTCGCCGACAAGGCCTGGTTCACAAACAGATACTACATGCCAACCCACACCAACTAGATTTTAGATACCTACCTTAATTGGTCGATTATTAGTAGTGTAGCTGTTGAGAAATTAATTAGCAACAAACGTGTATTCGTCCCTTAGGTTTTTTTATTACTATATGTTACATTAGTTAGGAGAAATTAAAGAGAGGTTCTCAAGATGGTAAGGTATACGTGGATGATCAATTTTGCATACTTAGTATTTTGGTTTTCAATAATCTGTTGACCAAAGCTACCTTGAGTAACCGTAGTGGATGATCAATCTGTTGACCAAAGCTACCTTGAGTAACCGTAATGTATGCATGCATCTATTTCACCGGAAGATCTTCACCAAACACGACCGATAGCTTGGGTAAAGATCATCGGATGGCAAGTTTCAGTTTGTTTtaggttttttttttcttttcagatgacaactttagttgtaaaAATATTAGGACCGGAGTGCTTCGTGTACACTTGGGATTAGAAAAGTGTCTCTCTGGAACACACCTAAACAGGGATTTGCCGGCGGGCCCTTGGGTGGTGATTGGCGACTTGAACCTACTAAAAGAGCAACAATGCCATCAACCAGCATACTCGCTTCTGTGCAAAGCTGAACGCCCTCGAGCTAAAGGAGATGTACTTGAATGGAATGAGATATACATAGTCGACCGAGCCTGAGCGGCCGACGTTGGAAAAATAGATCATGTGTCCTGCACAAATTCTTGGGAGGAGGCGCACCCCTCTTCCTTCCGGCGGTGCTTGGATCGGCGGTCTCCGACCATTGTCCATTGCTTCTCAACCTAACCTGGATTTGAGCAAAACGAGCGGAGATTCAGATTTGAAGCCTTTTGGACAAAGGCGGATGGCTTCTTTCCCATAGTGGAAGAGGCGTGGAGCTCGGTCCCTCTAAGGGGAACCTGTTCGTGGTTTTGGATCAAAAACTAAGGGATACTGACCGGTGGATAGGAAACGTAAAACTAGAAATTTTGATAGCTCTCAAGGTGATTTCATGTCTGGATAGTGCTATGGACAAAAGTCCATTATCTCGCAAGGAGTTCCAGCTAAGCTGTTGAGATGCAAGCTGCTTGGGTTGTGCTCTCTCGAGCGTTGTGTTGCAAGGCAGAGGTCGCGACTGCTATACCTACGGGATGGGGACGCCAATACAAAGTTTTTAGGCAGCATGCACGGCGCCGATAGAGAAAAAAAAGTGATCACGGCATTGAGGCACAAGGATGAGATTCTCACAGGGCACGAAGAAATTGCTACTAAGCTTTGTGCGGCCAGGCACCGGAGCGTGTTTACACTATGGACTTGGGAGTCTTGGACATCCCCGTCATTGACCTATCTCACCTTGAGATGCCTTTATCGGTGGATGAAGTGGAGAAAGTGATCAAGGCCATGCCGAAAGATAAGGCACAAGGACCGAATGGCTTTACTGGACATTTTGATTCTTCTTGCTAGTACACAATCAAGCCGGATTTCTTGAGAGCCTTGGAGGCGTTCTATCTCGGGGACATAAGTGGGCTGCTGGCAATTGACAAGGCGATAGTTTCACTGCTGCCCAAAATTGATGTTGCATATTTG
Proteins encoded:
- the LOC123100531 gene encoding purple acid phosphatase 2 — translated: MERVLAVLFLLAAHAASAAAGVTSPYRRSLQMLPVMPLDADVFRQPPGHNAPEQVHITQGDLTGRAMTVSWVTPEHPGSNVVRYGLAADNLNLTAEGTVQRYTWGGTYQSPYIHHATLTGLDHATVYHYAVGYGYTVRSFSFKTPAKPGPDAPIKFGLIGDLGQTFHSNDTVAHYEANGGDAVLFIGDLCYADNHPGHDNRRWDTWARFVERSVAYQPWIWTAGNHEIDYAPEIGETVPFKPFTHRYPTPFRASNSTGHLWYSVKMASAHVIMLSSYSAYGKYTPQWTWLQDELRRVDRKTTPWLIVCVHSPWYNTNDYHYMEGETMRVQFERWLVDAKADLVLAGHVHSYERTHRVSNVAYDIANGKATPQFNASAPVYVNIGDGGNTEGLANSFRSPQPDYSAFREASYGHATLDIKNRTHAYYEWHRNQDGVKVVADKAWFTNRYYMPTHTN